The Virgibacillus dokdonensis genome includes a window with the following:
- a CDS encoding OsmC family protein produces MAEHRFHLTATWPGGRNSSGYIASGNLRTNVSIPPEMDGPGIGTNPDEMLLGAAATCYLITLAAMIERAALPLEEMSLDSEGIVDVTRGVFTYQKIVHRPKVTLKVEATEEQRIQLQKLVEKAEKSCMISRAIQGNVTIELEADLK; encoded by the coding sequence ATGGCAGAACATCGTTTTCATTTAACTGCAACGTGGCCTGGTGGAAGAAATTCTAGCGGTTATATTGCATCAGGAAATTTACGGACTAACGTATCTATCCCCCCGGAAATGGATGGGCCGGGTATTGGGACGAATCCAGATGAGATGCTGTTAGGGGCAGCGGCAACTTGTTACCTTATTACACTTGCGGCCATGATTGAACGTGCTGCGCTTCCTTTAGAAGAAATGAGCTTAGACTCAGAAGGAATTGTTGATGTTACACGAGGTGTATTTACATATCAAAAAATTGTTCACCGACCAAAGGTTACCCTAAAGGTAGAAGCGACCGAAGAACAAAGAATTCAGCTGCAAAAGCTTGTTGAAAAAGCGGAGAAAAGCTGTATGATCTCAAGAGCTATACAAGGAAATGTAACAATAGAACTAGAGGCTGATTTAAAGTAG
- a CDS encoding TM2 domain-containing protein: MALTDHEKLLVSSELNRKGKNMLLAYVLLIFLGTLGIHRFYLDKKGTAITQLILSVVGGLTAIILIGFIPLIIVGIWLFIDLFLVPGMVEKENERIEQEIIRNLR, translated from the coding sequence TTGGCATTAACAGATCACGAAAAACTACTCGTAAGCTCAGAATTGAACCGAAAAGGTAAAAACATGCTTTTAGCGTATGTATTACTTATCTTCTTAGGTACCTTAGGTATACATCGATTCTACCTTGACAAAAAAGGGACTGCTATTACGCAACTTATACTCAGTGTTGTAGGTGGGCTTACAGCAATCATTCTTATTGGGTTTATCCCTCTTATTATCGTGGGCATATGGCTTTTCATCGATCTATTCTTAGTTCCAGGTATGGTCGAAAAAGAAAATGAACGTATTGAGCAAGAAATCATTCGAAATTTACGTTAA
- a CDS encoding NAD-dependent formate dehydrogenase translates to MKILALFPEATTATQLLSKEKTLGLDEFLKNTEHKLTIVTSDKEVDDYIEDVDVVISSPFLPAYITKERANKAKNLKLAITAGIGSDHVDLDAAIDKGITVAEIPGSNNVSVAEQNVMEALLLLRNYEEGHRQAEEGEWDLPKVGAKAHDMFGKTIGIFGFGRIGQLTAERLKPFEVHLQYNDPYRKEDIEEKLGIKYVDFDILVKTSDVIIIQSPLTKDTKNKFDKDVICNLKDSAVLVNCARGGIVERNAIAEAVNRGKVRYGGDVWYPQPAPKNHPWRSLEQTGLTVHYSGMTVEAQGRIQKGVFEILTSFMENNPIEETYLIVADHKVANKSYQTQN, encoded by the coding sequence ATGAAGATCCTAGCACTTTTTCCAGAAGCTACAACTGCTACACAATTATTATCCAAAGAAAAGACATTGGGGCTAGATGAATTCCTAAAGAATACAGAGCATAAATTAACGATTGTTACCAGTGATAAAGAAGTGGACGATTACATTGAAGATGTGGATGTAGTCATTTCATCACCATTTCTTCCAGCTTATATTACGAAAGAAAGGGCAAATAAAGCGAAAAACTTAAAGCTAGCTATTACTGCTGGAATTGGATCAGACCATGTCGATCTTGATGCTGCTATAGACAAAGGGATTACAGTAGCCGAAATACCTGGGAGTAATAATGTAAGTGTAGCGGAGCAAAACGTTATGGAAGCACTGTTGCTACTAAGAAATTATGAAGAAGGACATAGACAAGCTGAAGAAGGAGAGTGGGATTTACCTAAAGTAGGTGCTAAAGCACATGACATGTTTGGTAAAACAATTGGTATTTTTGGATTTGGTCGTATTGGCCAATTAACGGCAGAGAGATTAAAGCCATTTGAGGTACATTTACAATATAATGATCCTTATCGTAAAGAAGATATAGAAGAGAAGCTAGGAATTAAATATGTTGATTTTGATATTTTAGTAAAAACATCTGATGTAATTATTATTCAATCACCGTTAACAAAGGATACGAAAAATAAATTTGATAAAGACGTCATTTGTAACTTGAAAGATAGTGCTGTACTTGTGAATTGCGCTAGAGGTGGAATTGTAGAACGAAATGCTATTGCAGAGGCAGTTAATCGTGGTAAGGTTCGTTATGGTGGTGACGTTTGGTATCCACAACCGGCACCAAAGAACCATCCTTGGCGTTCTCTTGAACAAACAGGTCTTACTGTTCATTATTCAGGTATGACTGTAGAGGCTCAGGGGAGAATACAAAAAGGTGTTTTTGAAATATTAACAAGCTTTATGGAAAATAATCCAATTGAAGAAACCTATCTAATTGTTGCCGATCATAAGGTAGCAAATAAAAGCTATCAAACCCAAAACTAA